The Ignavibacteriales bacterium sequence TTTATTAATGCGAAGATGAATGAAACAGATATCAGTTACAAAGATATACTAGCTTTTCTTCCCACCTTAAAAATTCCGGAGTTTGCAAAACTTAAATTTTCAGCAGTTGATATGGAATTCGAGGGTGAACCGCTGAATTTCAAATCACGGTTTGCGGGTAATATTGACGAGGGCAAATTAAGCCTTGATGCGGCAATGAATCTCAATTCCAAGCCCATGACTTACGATATTAATTTCAAGACTGAAAATCTTGATCTCTTTCCGGTATTAAATATAAATACAAAACTGGTTTCAAGCGGAAAACTGAAAGGAAAAGGTTTTTCAATTTCCGATATTGCTGCTGATTTCCAGATCAATGCAGATGGCTCCCGTATAGATGGTTACAACATTACTAAATTTAACTTCAGCTCACATGCGGCAAACCATCTGATAGATTTACAGATGGACGGCTCAAGCGATAAACTTTCTGCGTTTCTAAAAGGAGAGGTCTCTTTTGATAAAGATACAATTCCCTCCTACAATTTAGTAGGGCAATTAAAAAATGTAAACCTCGCAAACTTTTTGAAAGATGAGAAGTATGAAAGCAATTTCAATTTTTATATCAGCGCAGATGGCAAAAGTTTTAACCCCGATGAATTAAATGCCACATTTAAAATAGGTATTGACTCTTCCCGCTTTCAAGGAGAAAGAATCAGCAATTCCGATATTCAATGTTCATTCAAGAAAGATTCTGCTAAACGTGAAATTATCTTAACATCAGATTTTGCAGATTTTACAATTAATGGCAGTTTTTCATTAAGCAAAGCTATTGAATTGGTTACCTATGAATCGGGAACCATTTCGCGAATAATTTCATCAAAAATTTCCGAATTAAATCCAATATCTATTGTTAAACCGGCTGTGGTAGATGATTCAATTTCCTCTAAGCTTCCGGATTTTGTGAATGAAAATTTGAAATTCAATTTCAACGGAAAATTTAAAGACTTAGAATTACTTACAAAAATTATCGGTTACGACCGGCTCGATTTTTCCGGTGAATTTAACGGCAACGTAAAAAACGAGTCCGGCAATTTTTCTGTCTCAACGGAATTGAATCTCGATTATTTTGTAATGATGCAGAAGGATAAGACAATTTATCTTTCGGGTTTTGATACACAACTTAACTTTACACGCGATAATAATTTTCTTTCATTCGATAAACTTTTTGGAACGGCATCATTAACCGGAAAAAGATTTTATTCCGGCAGCAACATTAAATCCATTGCCGCAGATGTAACATTCAATCAGAGCAAGTTATATTTTAGCGCATCAGCAAATATTGCAGATATGTTTAACACCGAAGCGGAAGGGATCATTAAGATGACTCCCGGTGAACAACAGCTGCTAGTTGATAATCTTTCTTTTGACTATAATAAAATTGAATGGAAGAACAAGGACACAATTAAAGTTTTGTTTAATCCAAATTATTTTAGAGTCAGTCAATGCCGTATGCAGCGGGATACATCGCTGATAAGTCTCAGCGGAATAATCGAAAGTTCCGGTAAACAAGATTGGCTTTTGAATGCGACCGGAATTTCTGGCGATATTTTGGAACGTTATATTTTTGGATTAAAAGAGAGTCAACTTATTGCGAACGGTTCCGCGAGCGCTACTATCAAAGGAGAACTGGAAAACCCTATTATTGAGCTATCCGTTGACTTGAAAAATCTTAAGCTCCTTACAACTCAATTGGGCAACATTAAGGGAATATTGAATTATACGGGGAAAAAACTTACTACTAACATTGCATTTCTGGATTCCACTTCGGATGAAATGAAGCCGCTCTTTTTAATCAATGGAATTTTACCGATTGATTTGAGCTTTAGTTCGGTTAGTGAGAGATTGATGCATAACGAACCAATCAATATTCAAATAACTTCTTCGCAATTTAATTTAAATTCCCTTGGACGAGTAGTACCGGGAATAACAGATCAGAGTGGGATACTATCTGCAGATTTAAATATCACCGGAACAATTAACTCACCTGTATACGCAGGCACTCTTAGTTTAACAGATGGTGCATTTAAAAGCCGCTTGAATAATTTAGACTACAAATGCGCAATGAAGTTGCGTTTCGAAAAAGAATCTATGACGGTTGATAATTTTGTCCTCTCAAATGCGGGAGGTACAAAATATTCAGGTACAATTAACGGCTATGGCGGAATTGATTTTGACGGCTTTAAAACAAAAGAAATTAAACTCCGTTTCAACGGAGATCTTGCGGTACTTGGTCAGCAATCGCAAATTGTCAGTCCTCTCTTTTATGGCGATCTTTTAATTGGAACCGACGGAGATTGGCTATTAACCAAAAATGGCGACCGGGTTTTCTTTCAAGGAAATGTTTTGTTGAAAAATACTGATTTAACTTATACAAGCGGACAAGAAAATGGCGGTGTTACAAATAAAAATTTCAATTTTATTTTTGTTGAAGATTCATCAAAGATTGATTCAGAACTCGCACGATTTCAGCAAGTCCTTCTGAAAGAGAAAGATTTACAAAACGTTAAAGAAGAAACGGAAAAACCTCTAAGCTTTGATTATGAAATTGAAATACGCACCGAGAACAGCGCAAAAGCTGTAATAATTCTATCACAAGCGGCTAATCAAGAATTAATTGTTGAAATGCGCGGCGATTTGAAATATTCCAACTTCAGCGGAGAAACGCGCGCGCAGGGTTCATTTGAATTATTGCAAGATTCCAAACTTGAATTCTTCAAAACTTTTGATGCAACCGGTCTCTTACGTTTCGAGAGCGACATAACAAACCCTTATCTGGATATAGTTGCTACATATACAAATGATTACATTAATCCGCGAGAAGAAAACAGCCAGCCGCAGGAAGTTGCGGTAAAAATTAAAATTAGGTCGCCTCTTTCTGACCTTGGGAAAAGCCTTGCCGGTAATACAGAAAGCATAGGTGTTTATATCGGCGCAAAAAATATTCAGAATAATATACGGGATACGCGTTACGATTATGCCGACGCATTCTCATTTATTCTTACGGGTAAATTTAAAGATGATTTGACGGTTCAGGATAAGACTAATGTTGCAGGTCAAACTATTGGAAGCACCGGCTATTCATTGCTCGGTTCTGTCTTAACAAATTATCTAAATTCTTCTGTTGGTGATTTAGTGAATAATATCCAGATCAATCAAACTGGTTATGCCACAAAGTTTTCACTTTCCGGTAAAATTCAAAACTTACGCTATTCATTTGGCGGCACAACAGAAGTGTTCCAGAATATCGGCAAAGCAAATTTAAAATTAGATTGGTCTCCTCTAGGTCCAAGTTTCTTAATTCGAATTGAGAGAAGAGACCCGGTAGTAACACAATTCGGCTCTGAAGACAAGGTTAGTGAATTTTCACTTAAATATAGGTTTGAGTTCTGATGAAAAAAGAATTAATAGCATTTTTTAAAAATCACCCTTCTCTAAAAATTAAATCGAAGGATCTTTCCGAACAATTAAACATTGTTGAAGATCACGCATACGCAGAACTGAAACATTTTCTTCACATGCTTACTGAAGAAGGATTTATTAAAAGAGATGGGAAGCGCTACATTTATAATGCTCAAAGAAGCGGCAAATTGATAGGAACACTGCAGATTGTTGGTGATGGAGATTATGGCTTTGTGATTCTAAAAGATAAAAACAGTAAAGATATTTTTGTTACCGGGAAAAATTTTAACGTCGCTTTCGACGGCGACTTAGTAGAAATCTCTTTGATTGCTTCGCACCGCGGCAAAAGTTTGGAAGGCGAAATTATAAAAGTTGTAGAACGTAAACGGAATGAGATTGTAGGCACACTTCAAAAAAGTAAATCGTTCTTCTTCATAAAACCGGACGATCAAAAAATTCATCGTGATATTTATATAGCGGCAAACAAATTAGGCGGTGCAAAAGCCGGAGATAAAGTTGTTGCGGGCGAAATAGATTGGAAATCTCCGCAGCTTAATCCTGAAGGAAAAATTAAAGAAATTCTTGGCAAAGCAGGAAGTTATGATGCCGAGATTTCTTCTATAGCCCGTGAATTTGGATTGACTTATAAATTTCCAAAAGAAGTTGAACGAGAAGCCGAAGCAATTCCGGAAATAATTGCCCCAGCCGAAATTAAAAAACGTTTGGACTTGCGAAATAAAACTATCTTCACAATAGATCCGGAAGATGCAAAAGATTTCGATGACGCAGTTTCAGTTGAAACTCTCTCCAATGGTAATTATCAAGTCGGAATTCATATTGCCGATGTAAGTCATTATGTTCATGAAGGCACCGCTGTTTATGAAGAAGCAGTCAGACGCGCAACAAGCGTTTATCTTGTAGGAAAAGTTATTCCTATGCTTCCGGAAAAATTATCAAATACAATTTGCTCTCTCGTTCCTCATAAAGACCGGCTTACTTATTCCGTTATTGTTGAAATTACACCGCGCAATAAAATTGTTTCTTATGAAATTCATAAATCTATAATCAATAGTAAAAGAAGATTCACCTACGATGAAGTACAAACAATATTAGAAAATGAAAAAGGCGAATTGTGGGAAGAAATTAATAAGCTTAACAAAATTGCTCAAACCTTACGCCAGAAAAGAATGTCTAAAGGAAGCATAAATTTCTTTTCACCGGAAGTTAAATTCATGTTAGATAAAAACGGCGTACCGGTAGAAATTAAGATTAAGGAAGTCAGAGAGAGTCATAAATTGATTGAAGAATTCATGCTTCTGGCGAATCAGATTGTTGCTCAGCATGTGCAACCAAAAGAGAACAAAAAAACATTTCCTTTTGTTTATAGGATACATGATTTGCCGGATAAGGATAAAATTTTGGAATTTGCACGGTTTGTTAAGACTTTAGGTTATCACTTTGACCCGAACTCCGCGAACAAATCAAAACAATTTCAGATGCTGTTAGATGAAGTGGTTGGAAAAGAAGAAGAAGCCGTCGTTAATGAAGTGGCTATTCGTTCAATGGCAAAGGCGATCTACGCAACAAAAAATATCGGGCATTATGGATTGGGATTCAAATATTATACTCATTTTACTTCACCGATCCGCCGTTTCCCCGATCTTGTTGTCCATAATTTGATTTACAAATTTAATTCCGGCAGCCTGGAGAAAAATTTATCGCTGGAAGAATTAGAAGAAATTTGTGATCATTCATCTGCCCAAGAACGTAATGCGGTTAATGCGGAACGACTCTCGGTTAAGTTGAAACAAATCGAGTATTTAAAAGGTAAAGTAGGTGAAGAATTTCACGGTGTTGTATCGGGTATAACACATTTTGGAATTTTTATTGAATTGAGCCAGACACTATCGGAAGGACTTGTTAGACTGCGTGATATGCAGGATGATTTTTATGTCTATGATGAAAAAAATTATGCAATTACTGGGAAAAGAACCGGAAGAAGAATTCGTCTCGGTGATAAAGTGAATGTCAAATTGATCCGTGTTGATGAGGAAAAACGTGAAATTGATTTCATTCTATTAGAAGATTAAAATTATAAAAAGGCGGTAGTGGATGAATAGAATTTATTTTGCAATTGTAATGAGTTTTATTTTGACTTCTGTTTCGCTCGCTCAGTTTGGGCAGAACAAAGTAAACTATAAAGATTTTGATTGGTATTATATACAAACACGTCATTTTGATATTTATTTTTCAAAAGGCGGCGAAAAAATTGCCGAGTTTACGGCATCAGCATCGGAAGACGCTCTTTCGCATATTGAAAAAGATATTAATTACCAATTGAATAACAGAGTTACCATTATAGCTTACAATTCTCACAATGACTTCCAGGAAACCAATGTTACAGATGAATACACCGGCAAAGGAACCGGAGGCTTTACGGAGCCATTCAAAAACCGCGTTGTCTTCCCTTTTGAAGGTTCTTACAAAAAATTTCAACATGTAATTGCTCACGAGCTTGTTCATGCCGTTATGCGCGATATGTATTTCGGTGGAACTGTACAGAACATAATTGCCAAAGGAATTTCATTGCAGCTTCCAACTTGGTTTATGGAAGGAAGCGCTGAATTTCTTTCGCAGGGCTGGGAAACAAATACCGATATGTTTATTCGTAATTCAATTATAAGTGAAACGCTTCCGGATATAGACCAGCTTGATGGATACCTTGCTTACCGCGGAGGTCAATCCGTTTTTAGATACATAGCCGATAATTACGGCAGACAAAAAGTTGGTGAAATAATTAATAGCGTCCAGAGTACAGGCTCTTTAGGATCTGCTATGAAATCTGCTATTGGAATTAATATAGAAGAATTAAATGAACGCTGGAAAAAAAGTTTGAAAAAAGAATTTTGGCCGGATGTTGCTACTACTCAAGACCCGGACGAATTGTCTAAAAGATTAACCGATAATAAAAAAATCGGCGGCTTCTATAATACAAGCCCTGTTATCTCTCCTCAAGGTGATAAAATTGCGTTTATATCCGACCGTGATATTTATTTGAATGTTTATGTAATGAATTCACAAGACGGAAAAGTTTTGAAAAAAATTGTTGAAAGCGGCTGGACTAATGATTTTGAGGAATTAACCGTTTTACATCCATCTTTAACTTGGTCGCCGGACAATAAACGTCTTGCACTCTCTTCTACAGCAGGCGGTTACGATGTTATCACAATAATTGATGCGGAAACAGAAAAAAGTTATGAACTTCCCTTCAGACTAAGCGGAATTGAATCTGTGAACTGGTCTCGTGATGGAAATAAATTAGCTTTTGTCGGTCAGGATGCTGTTCAATCAGATATTTATATTTATGATTTTACTACTCAGCAGGTAACCAACATTACAAACGATATTTACAGCGATACAGAACCGGTTTGGACTCCGGACGGAAAAAGAATAATTTTTTCATCCGACCGCGGGAACGATTTAACTCAAACGGTTCCAACTGTTGATTTTGATATGTACAAACATGATTACAAACAGTATGATCTTTATTCGATTGATTTAGCTAGCAAAAAAATTGACCGAATTACAGATTGGAACTTGAGCGATGAAAAATATGCGGCTGTATCGGCGGATGGAAAAGAGATTCTATTTGTTTCAGACCATAATGGAATTAACAACATCTATAAGAAAAAGATTAAAACCTCAGAACAGGATTCTGTCAAATCTTCACTAGAATATAAGGCAATCCCGATTACTAATTCGCAAAGCGATCTTGGCCAGCTTTCGCTTACATACGACGGCAAAAAATTAGTCTTCACCGCGCTCTATAATCTTGGTTATAATATTTTCCTTCTCAACAATCCCTTCGATATGAAAGCGGATGCTGATTCTCTCAAATTCACTAAGTACATGACAAGTTTGATCAAGTCAAAGGATAAAGAATCAAAAAATTCGACTCAGAAAGTGGTTTCAAACCAAGATTCATTAAAAGTGAATGAGTTAGCGAAAGTCGATTCTACTTCAAATATAACCAATCCCAAGATTTTTGTTGGGCAATATATTAGTGATAAAAAGGTAGTGGATGATTCTTTGAATAACGCATATAGAAAATATATTTTTACTAGCGACAAAACCGAAAGTGATAGTGCGCGTATTGCAAAACGGAATCAATTATTCAAAGAAGAACTTGATAAGAATGGAAATTTCCTTGTTAATAAATATAAAATTAATTTCTCGCCGGATTTAGTTTACGCCAACGCCGGGTACAGTACTTTTTACGGTTTGCTGGGAACTACTGTTCTTTCATTCAGTGATGTTCTAGGAAATCATCGTTTGGTAGGCATAACCAGTTTGCAAGTTGATATTAAAAATAGCGATTACGGTTTGGCATATTACTATCTGAAAGAACGTCTCGATCTTAGCATACAAGCCTTTCATACCGCACGGTTTCTTTACAAAGACGGATTTTTAGGATCGGAATTATACCGTTTTACAAATTTCGGCTTAGTCGGAACTGCAAGTTATCCTCTTGACCGCTTTCATCGTTTAGATTTCGGATTTAGTGTTTTGAGCGTAAGTGCGGATAATCTTGATAATCTTTCTGTCCCATCCGATCACAATACTTATACACTTCCTTCAATGAGTTATGTGCAGGATAATGTTTTATGGGGATACACTTCGCCGATAGAAGGAACACGCTATTCGTTAACACTTTTCGGAGATCCCGGATTTGTTAGAAAGTCTCAAAGTTTTTATTCGATAACTTTCGATTACAGAAATTATCTTCGTTTCTTTTATGATAACGGATTTGTGTTTAGAGTTTCCGGAGGTTTATCAGCGGGTGCAACTCCGCAAAGATTTTTTATCGGAGGAACAGAAAATTGGATTAACCGCACATTTTCTACCGGCGGCATTCCAATTTCTAATGCCAATGATTTCGCTTTCTTAAGTCCGGCTCTTCCACTTCGCGGTTACGATTATGCCGAACGGATCGGCTCTAAATATGGATTGGTAAATTTAGAACTTCGCATTCCAATAATTAGATATTTACTAACCGGAGGTTTGCCATTATTTTTTCAGAATATTCTTGGCGTAGCATTTATAGATGCCGGCTCGGCGTGGGACAAGACTCAAAAACTTCAACTAATCGGCTCCGATGATACCGGTTCACATATTACAAAAGATCTTTTAATTGGTACCGGAGTTGGTTTTAGATTTTATTTTTTGTTTTTGTGGAGACTGGACATTGCATGGAAATATGATTTGCAGCATTTTTCTGTGCCGCGGTATTTAGTTTCCATTGGATTGGATTTTTAAAAAATATTCTTCAATTATAAATCTATTTTTTATCCGGGGTTGACTCCCCGGATTTTTTTTCAGTAGAATTTGTACTTGTTTTTTTTGAATCGTTTTTAGAAATGTTTTTATAATCTGTTTGATAGAATCCTGTACCTTTGAAAATTGGAGTTGAACCCGCGCCAATTAATCTTTTAACATGCCCGTTACATTTAGGACAATTAGTTAGATGCTCATCATTAATCCGTTGAAAATGTTCAAAAGTGTAACCGCAATCCAAACATTTATAATCGTAAGTCGGCATAATTTTCCTTATTGATATTTTCTTAAACCGGTGGCAAAAATACTCAGTAGGTTTCATAAATCAAACTTCTATTTTGTTAATCGTTTTTTTCGCATATTTGTCAACAAAAAAATTGGCGTTATGAATCGCAGAATCCTTTTACTTTTTGTCTCTTCATTTTTATTATTTCTCAGCGGCTGCTTAAACTATACTCAAATTACGACAATTAAAAAAGACGGATCCGGCAACATGTTCATCCATTACTGGATGAAATGGAATTCGCAAAAAGATTCTTCAATAGTTGAACAACTTGGGATTTTCAGCAAGGATTCCGTTAATAAAGAATTTTCTTCAGAATACAGCTCAATTAAAAAAGTTGAGATATTTAAGGATCTTGGCGACAGCACAATTCATGCGCAAGTATCATTGGATTTTAACAGTCTGGATTCATTAAATACAACTCCTGCTTTCCGGAAATCGGAATTATCAATTAAGGATGGTACAAAAAACACAAAAATATTCTCTCAGTTTGTTCCTCCCTTTGCAACGGGATTTGGTTATGGGAGCAAAAATTTCTCAATTACATATATCTATTATCTTCCCGGAGAAACATTAAGCCATAATGCAACGGAAATTGATCGGAATAAACTTACCTGGAAATTTTCACTTGATGATATCGGCACCGGAAAGTATATAACGGCAACATACCGTCCGTTTAAATTGCAAGAAACACCGGTTTGGATTTATATCTGCGCGTTATTCGTTTTAATTGTAGTTATTGTATTTCTCTTTAGTAAAAGGATGAAATGATGTAAAATTTTGACCTATAAAAGATAAACCCAATTAATTTGACACGCCTTGCTGATTTCTTTATATTTGCCCACCGTTTTTAGAACTAAGATAGATTATTTGCCAATTGAAGCATCAACCACTCATATTTTCCGGTACTTCCAGTAAGGAATTGACCAAGAAAATATGTAAGTATTTGAAATTGACCCCCGGTTCGATTGACTTTAGAAGATTTAGCGACGGTGAGATTTGGGTTAAGTTCATGGAAAACATTAGAGGCAGAGATGTGTTTATTATTCAATCTACACATCCTCCTGCAGAAAATCTAATGGAACTCCTTATAACAATTGATGCTGCCAAGAGAGCAAGCGCAACTAGGGTTACTGCTGTTATTCCATATTTCGGTTACGCCCGGCAGGATAGAAAAGATCAGCCGAGAGTTTCCATTACTGCAAAACTCGTTGCAAATTTAATTACGGTTGCCGGTGCAGATAGAGTTATTACTATGGATTTGCATGCGGCTCAGATTCAAGGTTTCTTTGATATTCCGTTCGATCACTTGTACGCTTCACCGGCATTTACAGGAATATTCAAAAAGAAAACGAAAAATTTTGTTGTTGTTTCTCCAGATATGGGTGGAATTAAACTTGCGCGTTCTTACGCAAAAAGATTAGATGCCGGTCTTGTTGTTATTGATAAAAGAAGACCAAAGCATAATCAAGCAGAAGCAATGAATATTATTGGTGAAGTTAAAGGGAAAAACGTTCTTCTTGTTGATGATTTGATTGATACGGGCGGAACTTTTGTGAGTTCTATTAAAGCCCTTAAAGAAAAAGGTGCAAAAGATATTTACGGTGCTATTACTCATGCCCTCCTTTCCGGTGAGGCAATTGAGAGAATTAAAGATTCGGAAATTAAAAAATTATATGTAACAGACAGCATTCCGTTAAAGTCGGATGCAGGCGGAAAAATTGTTGTAAGATCAGCTTCCGGTCTATTTGCGGAAGCAATTATTCGTTCCAGCAGGAATGAATCAATAAGTTCTTTATTCGAAATAGATAAAAGTTAGAGAAAAATTTATTCTGGGAGATAATTAAGAAATGTCAGAAATACTAGTACAAGGAAACAAAAGAACTCTCTCTACAAAAGGTGTTGTTAACCAATTGAGAAGAGATGGAAACGTTCCGGGAATTTATTATACCAAAGGTGTTGAACCGATTCCAGTTTATGTTTCCGAGAAAGCATTAAAACCAATTGTCTTTACAGCGGAAACTCATATCATCAATCTAAAAATTGGTGATAGTGAAGAACTCAAATCAATTTTGAAAAATGTTCAGTTCGATCCGGTTACAGATCGTGTTGTCCATTTCGATCTTCTTGGTATCTCTGCAGATCAGGAAATTGAAATTGATGTACCGCTTCTTTTTGAAGGACAAGCTAAAGGTGTTAAAGAAGGCGGCGTTGTTCAGCAGACACTTCATAAACTTACTGTTTCTTGCTTACCGGCAGATATTCCGGATCATATCGCAATTAATATTTCCGAATTGGCTTTAGGTGATTCTGTTCACGTACGTGACTTGAACATCGAAAAAGTTAAATTCGTACAGCATCCGGATGTTATAATTGTTTCCGTTGTTGTACCGCGTGCAGCAGTTGAACCTACAGTAGCAGCAGTTGTACCGGGTGATGAAAAATCTGAACCTGAAGTTATTACTAAAGGCAAGCAGACTGAAGAAGAGGAATAATCTAGTTGTATGTTGTTGTTGGGCTAGGTAATCCGGGTACAAAATACGAGTTGACCCGGCACAATATTGGGTTTCAAATACTCGATCGCTTTGCTCAGAAGAATAAGTTAAAATTTATTTCCTCGAAAAAGGATTACGTTTATTCGGAAGGTGTGATGAACTCTTCCGATTTTTTTTTGTTGAAGCCGACATCATTCATGAATTTGAGCGGCATTCCGGTTTTAGATTTCTTGGAAGAACATTCCGTTGATGTTGAAAATATTCTGGTATTGGTTGATGATGTAAATTTACCCGTTGGAGAAATTCGCTTAAGAAAATCCGGAAGCGACGGCGGACATAACGGAATCAAATCAATAATCTACCATTTGCAAAGTGATTCATTCCCCCGTTTAAGATTTGGAATTGGAAACGAATTTGAAAAAGGTGAAATGGCAGAATTTGTTCTTGATAAATTTATTAAAGAAGAATTGAGTGTTATAAATAAAAGTATAGAGTTTGCCGTTGAGTTGATTGAGGAATTTGTATACGGCGGTTATAAATCAATGTTGGACTTGTACAGTAAATCAAAAAAGAATTTTTCGGTAAATTCAGAGCAGCCAGATCAAAAAGACGGCTTAGACCTCAATAATCCGCCCAAAAAACTCTAAAAACGAATAAAATTAATTATTCAATAAATTATTGCACGGCTTCTTAAATAATCCTATTTTTGAGCCCAATTTATAAACCCTTCTCTCCGCATAGACGGAGGGACAAAGACCATAGGGAGGTGAGTATCACAATGCGTAAGAGAACCTACGAAAGCGTTGCAATTATCAACGCAGCACTCGAAGAAGATCAAATCGAATCAACCATTGCCCGTATGCAAGAAACAATTACAACACATGGCGGTGAAATGCTTGATTTGGATAAGTGGGGCAGAAAGCGCCTCGCATACCCGATCAATAAAGCAAAAAGCGGTTATTATGTTATCTTCAGATTTAATTCATCAACAGATCTGATTGCAACATTAGAACGAAACTACAGGCTGGATGAAAATGTTATTCGTTATTTAACAATTCAACTTGATAGATTTGCGCTCGAAGCAATAGCTAAACAAAAAGAAGCGTTTAAGAATGCAGAAGCTGCAGCTGCTGCTGAAGCCCAATTAAAAACGACAGAAAGCCAAGTATAACTAATTTGTTAAGCAATGGAGGTAACGATGGCTGAACTTAAGATGCCAGAACTTAATAGTGTTATTGTTGCGGGCAATCTTACAAAAGATCCCGTCTTCAGACAGACTTCTAATAATACACCGGTCGTAAATTTTCATGTTGCGGCTAATAGAAGGTATAAAGACAGCAGCAATCAATGGCAAGAAG is a genomic window containing:
- the rnr gene encoding ribonuclease R, encoding MKKELIAFFKNHPSLKIKSKDLSEQLNIVEDHAYAELKHFLHMLTEEGFIKRDGKRYIYNAQRSGKLIGTLQIVGDGDYGFVILKDKNSKDIFVTGKNFNVAFDGDLVEISLIASHRGKSLEGEIIKVVERKRNEIVGTLQKSKSFFFIKPDDQKIHRDIYIAANKLGGAKAGDKVVAGEIDWKSPQLNPEGKIKEILGKAGSYDAEISSIAREFGLTYKFPKEVEREAEAIPEIIAPAEIKKRLDLRNKTIFTIDPEDAKDFDDAVSVETLSNGNYQVGIHIADVSHYVHEGTAVYEEAVRRATSVYLVGKVIPMLPEKLSNTICSLVPHKDRLTYSVIVEITPRNKIVSYEIHKSIINSKRRFTYDEVQTILENEKGELWEEINKLNKIAQTLRQKRMSKGSINFFSPEVKFMLDKNGVPVEIKIKEVRESHKLIEEFMLLANQIVAQHVQPKENKKTFPFVYRIHDLPDKDKILEFARFVKTLGYHFDPNSANKSKQFQMLLDEVVGKEEEAVVNEVAIRSMAKAIYATKNIGHYGLGFKYYTHFTSPIRRFPDLVVHNLIYKFNSGSLEKNLSLEELEEICDHSSAQERNAVNAERLSVKLKQIEYLKGKVGEEFHGVVSGITHFGIFIELSQTLSEGLVRLRDMQDDFYVYDEKNYAITGKRTGRRIRLGDKVNVKLIRVDEEKREIDFILLED
- a CDS encoding peptidase MA family metallohydrolase — protein: MNRIYFAIVMSFILTSVSLAQFGQNKVNYKDFDWYYIQTRHFDIYFSKGGEKIAEFTASASEDALSHIEKDINYQLNNRVTIIAYNSHNDFQETNVTDEYTGKGTGGFTEPFKNRVVFPFEGSYKKFQHVIAHELVHAVMRDMYFGGTVQNIIAKGISLQLPTWFMEGSAEFLSQGWETNTDMFIRNSIISETLPDIDQLDGYLAYRGGQSVFRYIADNYGRQKVGEIINSVQSTGSLGSAMKSAIGINIEELNERWKKSLKKEFWPDVATTQDPDELSKRLTDNKKIGGFYNTSPVISPQGDKIAFISDRDIYLNVYVMNSQDGKVLKKIVESGWTNDFEELTVLHPSLTWSPDNKRLALSSTAGGYDVITIIDAETEKSYELPFRLSGIESVNWSRDGNKLAFVGQDAVQSDIYIYDFTTQQVTNITNDIYSDTEPVWTPDGKRIIFSSDRGNDLTQTVPTVDFDMYKHDYKQYDLYSIDLASKKIDRITDWNLSDEKYAAVSADGKEILFVSDHNGINNIYKKKIKTSEQDSVKSSLEYKAIPITNSQSDLGQLSLTYDGKKLVFTALYNLGYNIFLLNNPFDMKADADSLKFTKYMTSLIKSKDKESKNSTQKVVSNQDSLKVNELAKVDSTSNITNPKIFVGQYISDKKVVDDSLNNAYRKYIFTSDKTESDSARIAKRNQLFKEELDKNGNFLVNKYKINFSPDLVYANAGYSTFYGLLGTTVLSFSDVLGNHRLVGITSLQVDIKNSDYGLAYYYLKERLDLSIQAFHTARFLYKDGFLGSELYRFTNFGLVGTASYPLDRFHRLDFGFSVLSVSADNLDNLSVPSDHNTYTLPSMSYVQDNVLWGYTSPIEGTRYSLTLFGDPGFVRKSQSFYSITFDYRNYLRFFYDNGFVFRVSGGLSAGATPQRFFIGGTENWINRTFSTGGIPISNANDFAFLSPALPLRGYDYAERIGSKYGLVNLELRIPIIRYLLTGGLPLFFQNILGVAFIDAGSAWDKTQKLQLIGSDDTGSHITKDLLIGTGVGFRFYFLFLWRLDIAWKYDLQHFSVPRYLVSIGLDF
- a CDS encoding zinc ribbon domain-containing protein; protein product: MPTYDYKCLDCGYTFEHFQRINDEHLTNCPKCNGHVKRLIGAGSTPIFKGTGFYQTDYKNISKNDSKKTSTNSTEKKSGESTPDKK
- a CDS encoding ribose-phosphate pyrophosphokinase; this encodes MKHQPLIFSGTSSKELTKKICKYLKLTPGSIDFRRFSDGEIWVKFMENIRGRDVFIIQSTHPPAENLMELLITIDAAKRASATRVTAVIPYFGYARQDRKDQPRVSITAKLVANLITVAGADRVITMDLHAAQIQGFFDIPFDHLYASPAFTGIFKKKTKNFVVVSPDMGGIKLARSYAKRLDAGLVVIDKRRPKHNQAEAMNIIGEVKGKNVLLVDDLIDTGGTFVSSIKALKEKGAKDIYGAITHALLSGEAIERIKDSEIKKLYVTDSIPLKSDAGGKIVVRSASGLFAEAIIRSSRNESISSLFEIDKS
- a CDS encoding 50S ribosomal protein L25, which codes for MSEILVQGNKRTLSTKGVVNQLRRDGNVPGIYYTKGVEPIPVYVSEKALKPIVFTAETHIINLKIGDSEELKSILKNVQFDPVTDRVVHFDLLGISADQEIEIDVPLLFEGQAKGVKEGGVVQQTLHKLTVSCLPADIPDHIAINISELALGDSVHVRDLNIEKVKFVQHPDVIIVSVVVPRAAVEPTVAAVVPGDEKSEPEVITKGKQTEEEE
- the pth gene encoding aminoacyl-tRNA hydrolase encodes the protein MYVVVGLGNPGTKYELTRHNIGFQILDRFAQKNKLKFISSKKDYVYSEGVMNSSDFFLLKPTSFMNLSGIPVLDFLEEHSVDVENILVLVDDVNLPVGEIRLRKSGSDGGHNGIKSIIYHLQSDSFPRLRFGIGNEFEKGEMAEFVLDKFIKEELSVINKSIEFAVELIEEFVYGGYKSMLDLYSKSKKNFSVNSEQPDQKDGLDLNNPPKKL
- the rpsF gene encoding 30S ribosomal protein S6 — translated: MRKRTYESVAIINAALEEDQIESTIARMQETITTHGGEMLDLDKWGRKRLAYPINKAKSGYYVIFRFNSSTDLIATLERNYRLDENVIRYLTIQLDRFALEAIAKQKEAFKNAEAAAAAEAQLKTTESQV